From the genome of Muricauda sp. SCSIO 64092, one region includes:
- a CDS encoding GH92 family glycosyl hydrolase produces the protein MKHKIIAIFMCICVSMLCAQVEHGQVEKQIVDYVDPFICTGSDHGQTDPAAAVPFGMAKPAPDTYPIGHSGYDYDANHILGFSNTRFSGVGCRGVGGNLRMLPFLGVKSPYPNPQGYKKETERAQPGYYSVDLKNGVKCELTSTRQVAFHKYTFPQSGAGGITVDLQSSLSKFYYEKHHLQKDGVVLGEVSGANVCNKGKYTFYFALATDSENFDVEEEEAKVIFSFDVDLGQEVRVLCALSTVSSQNALKNLQRVRNMDFEEVKEQARQEWAKNLSVVKVYTENEEDKKLFYTHLYHLLQTPFQIQDGDGSFKGSDGEIHKTDRTNHYHGWSIWDTFRTKMPLLSLLYPEHYKDMVSSIGKLYQQGKPDWATEKEPFITVRTEHSSIVLLEALQKRLLPFDLKSIYPKLLEEAIRLPFKTPDNVLESSYDLWALSQIAKELGKKEDYSIYLKKALQYQDTWKDKFRNMGDNSDIMHGDGLYEGTLWQYRWLVPYDIKGIQKLVGGKEVFEEQLDYFFDNELFNIGNQPDIQVPYLYVYTRSPWKTQKLVNRLMTEKTNNWYGTHEKWKTPSTRKIFQATPHGYIREMDDDAGTMSAWFVCSAMGLYPVFPGSTQLALTTPLFKKIAIKTPDQPLQIVTNGFSTENIFIQKVTWNGDEINSSLIDFNLISRGGVLQFELGNKPKPKKG, from the coding sequence GTGAAACACAAAATCATAGCAATTTTTATGTGCATCTGCGTTTCAATGCTTTGTGCGCAAGTGGAACACGGACAAGTCGAGAAACAAATTGTGGATTATGTAGACCCCTTTATATGTACCGGCAGTGACCATGGCCAAACCGACCCGGCCGCTGCGGTTCCCTTTGGAATGGCCAAACCAGCACCCGATACCTATCCTATTGGACATTCGGGATATGATTATGATGCCAACCACATTCTCGGTTTTTCCAATACCCGGTTTTCTGGTGTTGGTTGTCGCGGTGTAGGAGGCAATCTCAGAATGCTTCCTTTTTTGGGGGTCAAGTCACCCTACCCCAATCCCCAGGGCTATAAAAAGGAAACGGAAAGGGCGCAGCCCGGTTATTACTCAGTGGACTTGAAAAACGGAGTAAAATGCGAGTTGACGTCAACACGCCAGGTTGCCTTTCATAAATATACCTTCCCTCAAAGTGGAGCTGGGGGAATTACCGTTGACCTGCAAAGCTCACTCTCTAAATTTTACTACGAAAAGCACCATCTGCAAAAAGATGGAGTGGTGTTGGGTGAAGTGTCAGGGGCAAATGTCTGCAACAAAGGCAAGTACACTTTCTACTTTGCATTGGCTACTGATTCAGAAAATTTCGATGTTGAAGAAGAGGAAGCAAAGGTCATTTTCTCTTTTGATGTCGATTTAGGGCAAGAAGTCCGGGTATTGTGTGCCCTATCCACGGTAAGCAGTCAAAATGCCCTAAAAAACCTTCAACGTGTCCGTAATATGGATTTTGAAGAGGTGAAGGAACAGGCCCGCCAAGAATGGGCCAAAAACCTATCGGTAGTTAAGGTTTATACTGAAAATGAGGAGGATAAAAAGCTTTTTTACACCCATTTGTACCACCTGCTACAAACCCCTTTTCAGATTCAAGATGGGGATGGTTCCTTTAAAGGAAGCGATGGGGAAATCCATAAAACGGATAGGACCAACCATTATCATGGGTGGTCTATATGGGACACTTTTCGAACCAAGATGCCTTTATTGTCCTTGCTATACCCAGAGCATTATAAGGACATGGTGAGTTCCATTGGAAAACTGTATCAGCAGGGCAAGCCTGATTGGGCCACGGAAAAGGAACCTTTTATCACCGTGCGTACAGAACATTCGAGCATAGTACTTTTGGAAGCCCTTCAGAAAAGACTGTTGCCCTTTGACCTCAAATCCATTTATCCCAAGCTACTGGAGGAAGCGATAAGACTGCCCTTTAAAACACCGGACAATGTGCTGGAATCCAGTTACGATTTGTGGGCACTATCGCAAATAGCAAAGGAACTTGGAAAGAAGGAGGATTACAGTATATACCTAAAAAAAGCACTTCAATACCAAGACACGTGGAAGGATAAGTTTCGGAACATGGGTGACAATTCCGATATCATGCACGGGGACGGGCTTTATGAGGGTACACTTTGGCAATACCGTTGGTTGGTACCTTATGATATAAAAGGCATCCAGAAGTTAGTGGGAGGGAAGGAAGTGTTTGAGGAACAATTGGACTATTTTTTTGATAACGAGCTTTTTAATATTGGAAATCAGCCGGATATTCAAGTTCCGTATTTATATGTCTACACTCGTTCACCATGGAAGACCCAAAAATTGGTGAACCGGTTGATGACCGAGAAAACCAACAACTGGTATGGCACCCATGAGAAATGGAAAACACCCAGTACACGTAAAATATTTCAGGCCACGCCACATGGTTATATTCGGGAAATGGACGATGATGCGGGAACCATGTCTGCTTGGTTCGTCTGCTCGGCCATGGGCCTATATCCCGTATTTCCCGGAAGCACACAGTTGGCCCTGACTACCCCATTATTCAAGAAAATAGCAATCAAGACCCCGGATCAACCTTTGCAAATAGTGACAAATGGATTTTCCACAGAAAACATATTCATTCAAAAGGTAACTTGGAATGGAGACGAAATCAACTCAAGCTTAATAGACTTCAATCTCATTTCGAGGGGAGGGGTCTTGCAATTTGAACTTGGAAACAAACCTAAACCCAAAAAAGGGTAA
- a CDS encoding glycoside hydrolase family 28 protein — protein MLFNCRYLYFKLILSSLLFLGSCKKVTTKEKPLSKEIAKQTYIKKTDDLEYKVTEYGVVSGGNTLNTLALQALIDRVNQAGGGTLVFPAGQYLSGSLEMKSNVSLYLKEGAVLLGSTNPYDYKEMAMEGKPESPKKDDNSQMAFLVAYKANDFKIYGRGRIDGQGRKLALAIDSLHHTGERIDPKYNYRRMRPNETARPKLFRFSACKNVEILDLDLYNGSCWGLSFELCENLKLDHLKVVNRAYWNNDGIDITDCKNVQVTHCDVDSADDGICLKSYYPDYYNDSIYIANCTVRSSASALKFGTASHGGFKNVTIDSIEVFDTFRSAIAIESVDGGVIENINVSNIVAKNTGNAIFIRLGHRSGKQPGKIRNVHIKDIKVQVPFGRPDLDYDMRGPAVDFFHNPIPSSITGIPGHKVEDIIIENVEITAPGRASKGMAYIPLGRLDQVPEKINDYPEFSMFGELPAWGFYVRHVKDITFKNVTLQLDDKDYRPGYIFDDAERVNLNNITLPPTAHKQIVLKKTVGVKNDARLDNTIKKID, from the coding sequence ATGCTATTCAATTGTCGGTATTTATATTTTAAACTCATTTTGTCAAGCCTACTCTTTCTTGGTTCCTGCAAAAAAGTCACAACGAAAGAAAAACCGCTTTCAAAGGAAATAGCCAAACAAACATACATAAAGAAAACTGACGACCTGGAGTATAAAGTTACCGAGTACGGCGTTGTTTCAGGTGGTAACACCCTGAACACTTTAGCCTTACAAGCTTTGATAGACCGGGTAAACCAAGCAGGTGGGGGAACTTTGGTGTTTCCTGCGGGGCAGTACCTTTCGGGAAGTTTGGAAATGAAATCAAATGTAAGTCTTTATTTGAAGGAGGGAGCAGTGCTATTGGGAAGCACCAATCCATATGATTATAAGGAAATGGCCATGGAGGGCAAACCGGAATCACCCAAGAAAGATGACAATTCCCAAATGGCTTTTTTGGTGGCCTACAAAGCGAATGATTTCAAAATATATGGCAGGGGCAGGATTGATGGCCAAGGCAGGAAATTGGCCTTGGCCATAGACAGCCTTCACCACACTGGGGAACGCATTGACCCAAAATACAATTACCGAAGAATGCGCCCCAATGAAACGGCCAGACCCAAACTCTTTCGGTTCTCTGCCTGTAAGAATGTCGAGATTTTGGATTTGGATTTGTACAACGGTTCTTGCTGGGGACTTTCCTTTGAGCTTTGCGAAAACCTGAAGTTAGACCATCTAAAAGTGGTCAACAGGGCCTATTGGAACAATGACGGCATCGATATCACCGATTGTAAAAATGTGCAGGTGACCCATTGTGATGTGGACTCGGCCGATGATGGTATTTGCCTAAAATCATATTACCCAGATTATTATAACGATAGTATATACATTGCCAATTGTACCGTAAGGAGCAGTGCAAGTGCACTAAAATTTGGAACCGCCTCCCATGGTGGATTTAAAAACGTGACCATAGATAGTATTGAGGTTTTTGACACCTTTCGTTCGGCCATTGCCATAGAAAGTGTGGACGGGGGCGTGATAGAGAATATCAATGTCTCCAATATCGTGGCCAAGAACACGGGCAACGCCATTTTTATCCGCCTAGGGCACAGAAGCGGAAAACAACCCGGTAAAATAAGAAATGTCCATATAAAGGATATTAAAGTTCAGGTTCCGTTTGGAAGACCTGATTTGGACTATGATATGAGAGGGCCTGCAGTGGATTTTTTTCACAATCCCATTCCCTCTTCCATAACGGGCATTCCTGGGCACAAAGTTGAGGATATAATTATTGAAAATGTGGAGATTACCGCTCCGGGCAGGGCCTCAAAAGGCATGGCCTATATTCCGTTGGGCAGATTGGACCAAGTGCCGGAAAAGATCAATGACTACCCGGAGTTTTCCATGTTCGGGGAACTTCCCGCTTGGGGGTTTTATGTAAGGCACGTAAAGGACATCACCTTTAAAAATGTGACGTTACAATTGGATGACAAAGATTACCGTCCCGGCTATATCTTTGATGATGCGGAAAGGGTAAATCTTAACAATATTACCCTCCCTCCTACGGCACATAAACAAATTGTGTTAAAGAAAACGGTGGGTGTTAAGAATGATGCCCGTTTGGATAATACCATTAAAAAAATTGATTAG
- a CDS encoding HEPN domain-containing protein: MEVTMNNQQLREYCHKNQIIVGLHSIASNDYIAARCCFYNEMLDQAYILASQAIEKELKCMLLLMDEDTDLNNIKSHSHDLEKLMDKIQSVKDMGLQAFNDINERLNETYLMFRYPDNFIKKMNGYKKYSHGGEEINEIDKYFIHLLDTIPLPPEVKYRTGFLVTAFREETYGIQPTVWAKHNNLSFNQNKKRWYNEYLLIKKHLYSSQ; the protein is encoded by the coding sequence ATGGAGGTTACAATGAACAACCAACAATTGAGAGAATACTGCCATAAAAACCAAATTATAGTTGGTCTACACTCAATAGCATCAAACGATTATATTGCAGCTAGATGTTGTTTTTATAATGAAATGCTTGACCAAGCATATATTTTGGCCTCTCAAGCCATTGAAAAGGAACTAAAATGTATGCTGTTATTAATGGATGAAGACACTGATTTAAACAATATTAAATCTCACTCTCACGATTTGGAGAAGTTAATGGATAAAATCCAATCCGTTAAAGATATGGGGCTGCAAGCTTTCAATGACATCAATGAAAGGTTGAATGAAACATATTTAATGTTTAGATATCCCGATAACTTCATCAAAAAAATGAATGGGTATAAAAAATATAGCCATGGAGGCGAAGAAATAAATGAAATAGACAAGTACTTTATCCATTTATTGGATACTATCCCATTACCCCCAGAAGTCAAATATAGAACGGGGTTTCTTGTTACGGCCTTTCGAGAAGAAACCTATGGCATTCAACCTACTGTATGGGCAAAACACAATAATTTAAGTTTTAACCAAAACAAAAAGAGATGGTACAATGAGTATCTCTTGATAAAAAAACATCTTTACTCTTCTCAGTAA
- a CDS encoding SusC/RagA family TonB-linked outer membrane protein — translation MMKKPIFLWLLLFVGMTAISWGQQTVTGVVLDDQNVPLPGASVLEKGTDNGVVTDFDGNFTITVQDDSAILVVSYIGFESKEIQLDGSTNYNVQLSASATGLDEVVVIGYGTTTRKDLTGSVVSLGSQDVVEQRKTDVAQAIQGRLAGVDVRTLNNKPGAPLSILVRGNTALANNNAGNDGVNDDPGSDLSQPLYVVDGIFFDNINALNPADIQQIDVLKDASSTAIYGARGANGVVIITTKNGLEGPTRFTYDATFGIRSPVNVPDFYDGDEYVAFVEDVVRARDFGQLFPGNPTVDDYNAIVPDLTIEFVDDEERNNVAQRAYTDWIDLFQETGIQTSHTFGVTGGENGLVYNASIAYLKDEGVLGIEQFERYNLTGALTKKVNDKFSLGVKTYLAFSEREEGSRELFRSSFRLAPTVNPFDENGAIDLIPDEQDQRFINPLFEKEGAWTVNTKRFDIIANVFLEYKPLPWMNLKTQFSPNLSSNRFGEYRGLLTKSSRNDPSRIRSIYNTFTDVSYAWDNIINMDFTPFQDHELKATVIGSLYQRETEGSDIQTRNFSTDDFSFFNTGAGLDIRDNDSFFVKENLASLTGRIIYSIKDKYLFTLTGRYDGASRLAEGNKWDFFPTAAFAWRIGEENFAKDIDWLSNLKLRLSYGQTGNIESVSPYGSLSFLNGSTYLFGDELTNSQTVRRLSNQNLTWEVSDEINIGLDFGLFSNRVGLSIDYYNKETDGSIFNRELFDISGFDDAIGNFGSVRNRGVEVSFTSLNISTRNFRWRTELNFARNKNEILRIDGDLDMVPFGRHGVLQVGQPVDAIFAYENEGIWQLDEAAEAETFGARPGQFKFVDQNNDGLINNDDKVVIGSNAPDWIGGMTNTFYYKNFEFRVQMNTRQGTLGHSEFYQNFAPYQNDGAKFNKLDLDYWTPNNPNASRPALDYAHPGEYYYEEFDFVKIGNIGLSYTFQRELLEKIKLNGLRLSLDIQNPFIFTDYEGPDPETGLQNSFSSAYMTKTILFGLNVSL, via the coding sequence ATGATGAAAAAACCAATCTTTTTGTGGCTGTTGCTCTTTGTGGGAATGACAGCCATTTCATGGGGACAGCAAACTGTGACCGGTGTGGTTCTTGACGACCAAAATGTACCACTGCCCGGGGCCAGTGTTTTGGAGAAAGGTACCGATAATGGAGTGGTCACAGATTTTGACGGAAACTTTACCATTACGGTGCAGGATGACAGTGCCATTTTGGTGGTTTCCTATATTGGATTTGAATCCAAAGAAATTCAACTGGACGGTTCCACCAATTATAACGTACAACTATCGGCCTCGGCAACAGGATTGGACGAGGTGGTTGTTATAGGTTATGGTACCACCACCAGAAAAGACCTTACCGGTTCCGTGGTATCCCTGGGTAGCCAGGATGTCGTGGAGCAACGTAAAACGGATGTGGCCCAAGCCATTCAGGGCAGATTGGCCGGGGTGGACGTACGGACTCTGAACAATAAACCTGGAGCACCTTTGTCCATTTTGGTAAGGGGCAATACCGCTTTGGCCAACAACAATGCGGGCAATGATGGTGTGAATGATGACCCTGGCAGTGATCTATCGCAACCCCTTTATGTGGTGGACGGCATCTTCTTTGACAATATTAATGCATTGAACCCTGCGGATATTCAACAAATAGATGTATTGAAGGATGCGTCCTCCACGGCCATTTATGGAGCGAGGGGTGCCAATGGGGTGGTCATTATCACCACCAAAAATGGATTGGAAGGTCCTACAAGGTTTACCTATGATGCCACTTTTGGTATTAGGTCTCCCGTAAACGTTCCGGACTTCTACGATGGGGATGAATATGTAGCCTTTGTTGAGGATGTGGTCAGGGCAAGGGATTTTGGGCAATTGTTTCCCGGCAATCCAACTGTGGATGATTACAATGCCATTGTTCCCGATCTCACTATCGAGTTTGTTGATGATGAGGAACGCAACAATGTCGCCCAAAGGGCCTATACCGATTGGATTGACCTCTTTCAGGAAACCGGGATACAGACCAGTCATACTTTTGGGGTAACTGGGGGTGAAAATGGTTTGGTATATAATGCTTCCATTGCCTACCTGAAGGATGAAGGGGTACTGGGTATCGAGCAATTTGAAAGGTATAACCTCACGGGTGCCTTGACCAAGAAGGTCAATGACAAGTTCAGCTTGGGCGTTAAGACCTACCTGGCTTTTTCCGAGAGGGAAGAGGGCAGCCGTGAACTGTTCAGGAGCTCCTTTCGTTTGGCACCAACGGTAAACCCTTTTGATGAGAATGGGGCCATCGACCTTATTCCCGATGAGCAGGATCAGCGATTTATCAATCCTTTGTTTGAGAAGGAGGGTGCATGGACAGTGAACACAAAACGGTTTGATATTATTGCCAATGTCTTTTTGGAGTACAAACCACTTCCTTGGATGAACCTTAAAACCCAATTCTCGCCCAACCTGAGTAGCAACAGATTTGGCGAATATAGGGGTTTGCTTACCAAATCTTCAAGAAATGATCCAAGTAGGATACGCTCTATCTACAACACCTTTACCGATGTGTCCTATGCCTGGGACAATATTATAAACATGGATTTCACCCCTTTCCAGGACCATGAGCTTAAAGCAACGGTTATTGGCTCCCTCTACCAAAGGGAAACCGAGGGAAGCGACATCCAGACCCGTAATTTTAGTACGGACGATTTTTCCTTTTTTAATACCGGAGCTGGACTGGATATCCGGGATAATGACAGCTTCTTTGTAAAAGAGAATTTGGCCTCGTTAACGGGAAGGATTATCTACTCCATCAAAGATAAATATTTGTTTACCTTGACCGGCCGTTATGATGGTGCTTCGCGATTGGCCGAAGGCAATAAATGGGATTTCTTTCCCACTGCCGCCTTTGCCTGGAGAATTGGCGAGGAGAATTTTGCCAAGGACATCGACTGGTTGTCCAACCTTAAGTTGCGATTGAGCTACGGCCAAACGGGCAATATAGAATCGGTAAGCCCATACGGATCCTTATCTTTCTTGAACGGCTCTACCTATTTGTTCGGTGATGAGCTTACCAATAGTCAAACCGTACGTAGGTTGTCCAATCAAAACTTGACTTGGGAAGTATCGGATGAAATTAATATTGGTCTCGATTTTGGACTGTTCTCCAACAGGGTCGGCTTGTCCATCGATTACTACAATAAGGAAACCGATGGCAGTATTTTTAATAGGGAATTGTTTGATATTTCGGGTTTTGACGACGCCATAGGCAACTTTGGCTCGGTAAGGAACCGAGGTGTTGAAGTGTCTTTCACTAGTTTGAACATATCAACGAGGAATTTTAGGTGGAGAACAGAACTGAATTTTGCCCGAAATAAAAACGAAATCCTGCGTATTGACGGAGATTTGGACATGGTGCCCTTTGGGCGTCACGGTGTATTGCAGGTAGGCCAACCGGTAGACGCCATTTTTGCTTATGAAAATGAAGGGATTTGGCAACTTGATGAAGCTGCTGAAGCGGAAACTTTTGGAGCCAGACCTGGGCAATTCAAATTTGTTGACCAAAATAATGATGGTCTTATCAACAATGATGATAAGGTGGTCATTGGTTCAAACGCTCCCGATTGGATTGGGGGTATGACCAATACCTTCTACTATAAGAACTTTGAATTTAGGGTTCAAATGAACACAAGACAAGGTACTTTGGGCCACTCTGAGTTCTACCAAAACTTTGCACCCTATCAAAATGACGGGGCCAAATTCAATAAACTGGACCTGGATTACTGGACTCCCAATAACCCTAACGCAAGTAGACCTGCACTGGACTATGCGCATCCAGGGGAGTATTACTACGAGGAATTTGATTTTGTAAAGATTGGCAATATAGGGCTCTCCTATACCTTTCAAAGGGAATTGCTGGAGAAAATAAAATTGAATGGCCTTCGTCTTTCGTTGGATATCCAAAATCCTTTCATATTTACGGATTATGAAGGGCCCGACCCGGAAACTGGGCTGCAAAACTCTTTCAGCAGCGCCTATATGACCAAGACTATCCTCTTTGGCCTGAACGTATCACTTTAA
- a CDS encoding RagB/SusD family nutrient uptake outer membrane protein — MKSFKNLKYAFLLIGMASFIACENYLEEEFFSDVTAETFIGEDNADQLIVGIYEDLRDIYKEYDINLSGTDIYTVQTQVEEFNSFNDYFGLSSDNENTVEYWKVNYNLIADANIAVNRYQNDISWSDANLGARDYGIAQARALRALAFYNLVQHYGGVVLELEETTSIRADYARSSEEETFGQIISDLEAAIPNLLDAPQTGRFSRRAAQHLLADVYLTRGYKSYGDATDFDTAASLAEQAIGSYDLRSQTFEELFDYDNQVNDEVLFAVQYGPGGNDNDRSNSKHGLLMNAIENYAGIGRNSIYGANSSRSGLMPTPYFYGLFAANDTRDDVTLHRALFAAEEVTFSSGEGQPEDPIAVGDTVIYYPKMTLDATELADRLNRYWVYQPDQYLFGVPDNVPGAVYQYSSNINRINFPIFKKFDDIGIDGAGNGSRDTYVFRIAETHLIAAEAYLAVGNGTSGLQHLNIVRERATGEASFYTQLTLDNLLDERAIELAGEENRWAVLKRMGRLEERLNLYNPQNADHGAFDSSIHLLRPIPANELLLSDGSLEQNPGY, encoded by the coding sequence ATGAAATCTTTTAAGAATTTAAAATACGCTTTTCTCCTTATTGGGATGGCAAGTTTTATAGCCTGTGAGAACTATCTGGAAGAGGAGTTCTTTTCCGATGTCACTGCAGAAACTTTCATAGGGGAGGATAATGCAGACCAATTGATTGTGGGCATCTATGAGGACTTGAGGGATATCTATAAGGAATATGATATCAACTTGTCAGGTACCGATATCTATACAGTTCAAACCCAGGTGGAGGAATTCAATAGCTTCAACGACTATTTTGGATTGAGTTCGGACAATGAAAACACCGTGGAATATTGGAAGGTAAACTACAATTTGATTGCGGACGCCAATATTGCCGTTAACAGATACCAGAACGATATTTCCTGGAGCGATGCCAATTTGGGTGCCAGGGACTATGGAATTGCCCAGGCAAGGGCATTAAGGGCATTGGCATTCTACAACTTGGTACAGCACTATGGAGGGGTGGTTTTAGAATTGGAAGAGACCACATCCATACGTGCAGATTATGCACGATCCAGTGAGGAGGAAACCTTTGGGCAAATCATTTCTGACTTGGAGGCGGCCATTCCCAATTTACTGGATGCACCGCAAACAGGTAGGTTTTCCAGAAGGGCCGCACAGCATCTGTTGGCCGATGTATATCTGACAAGGGGTTACAAATCATATGGCGATGCCACAGATTTTGATACAGCTGCTTCCCTTGCAGAGCAGGCCATTGGGAGCTACGATTTAAGAAGTCAAACTTTTGAAGAGCTGTTTGATTATGATAACCAGGTGAATGATGAGGTATTGTTTGCCGTGCAATATGGGCCTGGGGGAAATGATAACGATCGTAGCAATTCCAAGCACGGACTCTTGATGAATGCCATAGAAAACTATGCAGGTATTGGGAGAAACAGTATATATGGAGCAAACAGTTCGCGTTCCGGGTTAATGCCCACTCCCTATTTTTACGGACTTTTTGCCGCTAACGATACCCGGGACGATGTAACCTTGCACCGAGCTTTGTTTGCTGCGGAAGAGGTCACGTTTTCGTCGGGTGAAGGACAACCGGAAGACCCCATCGCAGTGGGTGATACGGTAATCTACTATCCCAAAATGACCCTCGATGCTACAGAGCTGGCCGATAGGCTTAACCGATACTGGGTGTACCAACCAGATCAATACCTGTTCGGTGTTCCAGACAATGTTCCAGGGGCGGTCTACCAGTATTCTTCCAATATTAACCGAATCAATTTCCCCATTTTTAAGAAATTCGACGATATCGGTATAGATGGGGCAGGTAATGGTTCCAGGGATACCTATGTGTTTAGGATAGCAGAAACCCATTTGATTGCGGCCGAGGCCTATTTGGCTGTCGGTAACGGCACATCCGGCTTGCAACACCTCAACATTGTCAGGGAAAGGGCGACCGGAGAGGCCAGTTTTTATACGCAGCTTACCTTGGACAACCTCCTTGATGAACGGGCCATTGAACTCGCTGGGGAGGAAAACCGTTGGGCAGTGTTAAAACGAATGGGTAGATTGGAGGAACGACTGAATCTGTACAACCCCCAAAATGCCGATCATGGCGCATTTGATAGCAGCATTCACCTGTTAAGACCCATCCCTGCCAATGAATTGTTATTGTCCGATGGCTCTTTGGAACAAAATCCCGGGTATTGA
- a CDS encoding DUF6730 family protein: protein MGLLTSAMEAFRDDAYRLEAINENIKDVKISIDLKKIKAVLKEHSKQLES, encoded by the coding sequence ATGGGACTATTAACTTCTGCAATGGAAGCTTTCCGTGATGATGCCTACAGATTAGAAGCTATCAACGAGAATATAAAAGATGTAAAGATTTCCATTGACCTAAAAAAAATTAAAGCTGTCTTAAAAGAACATAGCAAGCAATTGGAAAGCTAA
- a CDS encoding helix-turn-helix domain-containing protein — protein MKLGNRIKALRESQGLLQRQISAQLEIDTPMFSKIERGERRAKREQVIKMAEILNTNSEELLTLWLTDQVLEVVTDENQALQALQLAAKDIKTNKK, from the coding sequence ATGAAGTTAGGGAATCGCATTAAAGCGTTACGGGAAAGTCAAGGTTTGTTGCAACGGCAAATCTCGGCGCAGTTGGAAATTGACACACCTATGTTCAGTAAAATAGAACGTGGTGAGCGCAGAGCAAAACGGGAACAGGTGATAAAAATGGCTGAGATATTAAATACCAATTCAGAAGAACTATTGACCCTTTGGCTAACCGACCAGGTATTAGAGGTGGTCACCGATGAAAATCAGGCTTTGCAAGCCTTGCAACTAGCGGCAAAAGATATTAAGACAAATAAAAAATAA